The Cyprinus carpio isolate SPL01 chromosome A3, ASM1834038v1, whole genome shotgun sequence genomic interval ACACTGCAGTTGTCAAAATGTTctgttatgtatgtatttatgtatcaaATGTTCTATTGATATTGTAGTGGATCTGAAGATTAGATTTTATTTCTTCACAATCTGAATGACATCCTCGTGTTCCATGATGTGCGTCAGTCCTACTCTCTGAGGACTGTACTTTGTGCTTGTTCCCTGTAATCCAAAAAGAcagcagtaattaaaaaaaaaaaaaaaaaaaaaaaaaaaatggaacaaaagcGGGAGCATATTTCACTTTAGGTGAAGAAAGATCTTACCCAGACAAGTGCGTACTTGAACTGGCTAGCTAATGTCCTGTGGATTCTGTGACACTGGAAGAAATAAGAAGCACAATCATGAATCTGATTGAtgtgctatatataatatatatatatatatatatatatatatcctattttattatgtgctaaaattgaaattcacatttttaggtatacatatatttttaggCAACACTTCAGCATCTACTGTGTTTAGTTTTGTAAACTGAATATATATCCACAGAGTATGTTTTACCACAGGTTGACCACTGCGAAATACATATAAACAAAGTTGCAGGTATCACAGGACAACGAAACAGACACATACCACATGTTCAACTGATGCTCCTCTTCTCATGATTATAGGGTCACTGAAATCCGGCCGTtcttaacaacaataaaaataaaatagtaagagCGGTAGGgataaaacactttttacaaaaattcaaacagactttttttatacttaaagatctaataaatcattaaagggatagttcagccaaaattctgtcattaattactcaccctcatgtccttccaaacccgtaagaccttcattcatctttggaacacaaacagacatgctgcatagacagcaatgccaCTACCACGTTCAAAGCCAGATTAAATCTAGTAAGgccatcagtaaaatagtccatgtgacataagTGGTTAATCCTTAATTTTATCAAGCTATGAGAATGCtttttgtgagcaaaaaaaaattaataaataaaaaacgactttattcaacaatttcttctcttccgtgtcagtctctgCCGCCGTTCACAACAGTACCACGACACATGCGTGtacattcctctgcttgtaaacacgGCTCAACACATGCGTGTTCTACATCAGAATGCCGGCTCTtgcgtcagcagcatcacacgcATACGTCACGGTACTCTCCAGAATGGCAGtggagactgacacggaagagaagaaattgttgaatgaatgaatgaattttgtttttttctgagccTTGAACTTGgcagttcccttgctgtctatggaggatcagaaagctctcggatttcagcaaaaatatcttaatttttttaatcttgtgttccgaaaatgaacaaaggtcttacaggtttgaaacgacataaggatgagtaattaatgacagaattttcatttttgggtaaactaaccctttaacaaattattaacaaattaaaatactctAAGCTctattaaaatgcttaaaaaactaATGGCTAATTAAATGTGTGCATTAATACAGAAATCTCATAAATATATAAGCTTATATGGAGGGCCTTTGAAAATTGTGTTGGACAACAGgagaccttaaagggatactccaccccaaaatgaaaattttgtcattcatcacttacccccatgtcattccaaacccgtaaaagctttgttcgtcttcagaacacaatttaagatattttggatgaaaatcgggaggcttgagactgtcccatagactgccaagtaagtaacactgtcaaggtccaggaaagtatgaaaagcatcatcagaatagtccatctgtcatcagtgattcaaccgtaacgttatgaagcgacaggagcactttttgtaagcgaagaaaacaaaaataacgactttattcaacaattcctttgtaaacagtctcctctgtgtctctccaaatcattgtatgctgtgtatgctcttttgtatcagccgcaccacaaggatgcgctgtttctacgtgtatttagctttgatttgaaagaaaacagcgcatccttgtggcgcggctgatacagaagaggaCCTTGACAgtattatttacttggcagtctatgggacagtcacaggcctcccggttttcatccaaaatatcttaaattgtgttccgaaaatgagcgaagcttttatgggtttggaacgacatgggtgtaagtgaataatgacaaaattttcattttggggtggagtatccctttaagagtcaaAAAGGTTATGAGGTGAAAGAACCCTAAATTACTGTTCTGGAGGACCAAAAAAGCTTACCTCCTCTCTTCTTGGTGTATAAGCAGATCAGAGCCAGGTATTCCCATAACTGCTCAAGGAGGAAATCTAGATTCAGCTTCATGCCACAGCTGATCACTACACTGTTAGCTCTATGGGCAAGACGATCCACTTCCTCTATAGAAATCTGATCCACTTTGTTGTACACCTGTAATAAGACAGAGATTCATTATATCTCATTTTAAATTTGCTGACATATATTTAAAACTGAGAAGCTCTGCATCAGGATATTTCTTGAATTGAAAAATACACTCACATATAAGCAAGGCATGTACACTCTGTTGCCCACAATGACATCAATAAATTCATCAGGAGTGCTGTCCTCTCTGAACAAAACCTCAGCGTTGAAGATTTCTGCAGTCATGTTAAGGGTTAATGTGTCGCTCATTATTAGAGGAAAATGAAATAGTGAATAAACGATGCTAAAGGATACTGTACTCATGAAGAATGAGCTGAACAAGCTTCTCAGAGCAGTGTGTGAGGGGAACCGTTGAATTGTACGATAGGCCACCACCTTTTTTAGGCTGAAAAACAGATCTTTCACATGTAAGCAATACAATATGCAAGAGGAATAACAGTCTCTAAACGTCATTTCAGGAAGTCATTTTTAAATGGGCATTTTCACATTTAGTGCTTTATGTTGATAAATCATTATGTTTATACATGTATTAATTGCGGTCGATAAAGGTTCATTTATGTTTatggaaagtctcttatgctctctcaggctgcatgtatttgatgcatgatccttcagaaatcattctaatatgctgatttgttgctcaagaaacatttcttattattatcaacttatttttatataaaatatttttatgaaaataaatgtgatacattttttttcaggattctttgatgaatacaaagttcaaaagaacagcatttatttgaaatataaatcttccgcaacattataaatgtctttactgtcacttttgactgaATAAAggtataaatttcttaaaaaaataaataaataaataaattctcactGACCTTAAACTTTGAATGGCggtccacattttttttaatcttagaaaaaattttatcatttgcattttaTCGTCaactaaaaagtaatttttgttgacaaaaatgctgttttgatgATAGTTAAATggtctaaaatgaataaatgacacaaaaatataaatttaaaagacattttaagcaccgtttccatccaacgagtcaaagagaactaaattgtcacttcctgataaactggcactaactATCACTGAGAGAAGCAGGAGAAGTCTctgaatataatcattttcatataaattaaatgattgtAAATATGAGTAAGAAGAATGGATAAGataattgatttaattgattttgGAGTTTGATTATGCTGTTTGGTAACACAATCATGTCAGaaagttctgggaggcaattatacagaaatactttgctCGTGCATTtaagaatgaccataacaacatttaaaCAGACTTTGCTCGTGCATTTAAGAATGACCAGAACAACATTTCAGATTCTGTGCAACGAGATTGGTCCTCTAGTTAGTCctatagcgcaaagtcacatgacttttttgatgcatgGAGAAATTAATTcacaaaatgtgaattttttttcacactattcaaaaaccacctcaagcaaaCATAAAAACGTTTTTGctaatgaaatgatttttttttttttttttgttatttcc includes:
- the LOC109109376 gene encoding developmentally-regulated GTP-binding protein 2-like — encoded protein: MGILEKIAEIEREISRTQKNKATEYHLGLLKAKLAKYRAQLLEPSKSSGAKGEGFDVMKSGDARVALIGFPSVGKSTFLSLMTSTESEAASYEFTTLTCIPGVIEYKGANIQLLDLPGIIEGAAQGKGRGRQVIAVARTADVVIMMLDATKGDVQRELLVKELESVGIRLNCPKPNIYFKPKKGGGLSYNSTVPLTHCSEKLVQLILHEYKIFNAEVLFREDSTPDEFIDVIVGNRVYMPCLYVYNKVDQISIEEVDRLAHRANSVVISCGMKLNLDFLLEQLWEYLALICLYTKKRGERPDFSDPIIMRRGASVEHVCHRIHRTLASQFKYALVWGTSTKYSPQRVGLTHIMEHEDVIQIVKK